A genomic stretch from Vulpes lagopus strain Blue_001 chromosome 11, ASM1834538v1, whole genome shotgun sequence includes:
- the NUDT22 gene encoding uridine diphosphate glucose pyrophosphatase NUDT22: protein MDPEVSVLLQCPPGGLPEEQVRAELSPDHDRRPLPGGDEAIAAIWESRLQAQPWLFDAPKFRLHSATLAPTGSQGPRLLLRLGLTSYRDFLGTNWASSAAWLRQQGATDWGDKQAYLADPLGVGATLATADNFLVFLRRSRQVAEAPGLVDVPGGHPEPQAVCPGDSPLHKDLPGELVVHELFSSVLQEICDEVNVPLPTLSQPLLLGIACNETSAGRASAEFYVQCSLTSEQVKKFYTSGGAEAHESTGIIFVETQRVQRLQETKLWAELCPSAKGAIFLYNQVQGSPA, encoded by the exons TGCTGCTGCAGTGCCCCCCGGGGGGGCTGCCAGAGGAGCAGGTGCGGGCTGAGCTGAGCCCAGACCATGACCGGCGCCCACTGCCAGGAGGGGACGAGGCCATCGCCGCCATCTGGGAGAGCCGGCTGCAGGCTCAGCCCTGGCTCTTTGACGCCCCCAAGTTCCGCCTGCATTCAGCCACCTTGGCTCCCACTGGCTCACAGGGGCCACGGCTGCTCCTGCGCCTGGGCCTCACTTCCTACCGGGACTTCCTGGGCACTAACTGGGCCAGCTCAGCTGCCTGGCTGCGACAGCAGGGGGCCACTGACTGGGGTGACAAACAAGCCTACCTGGCGGATCCGCTGGGGGTTGGTGCCACACTGGCCACTGCAGATAACTTCCTGGTCTTCCTGCGTCGGTCTCGGCAAGTGGCCGAGGCACCTGGGCTGGTGGATGTGCCTGGTGGGCACCCTGAGCCTCAG GCCGTGTGCCCTGGTGACAGCCCCCTGCACAAGGACCTCCCTGGGGAGCTGGTAGTGCATGAGCTCTTCTCCAGTGTCCTCCAAGAGATCTGTGATGAG GTGAATGTGCCACTGCCCACCCTGAGCCAGCCGCTGCTGTTGGGCATTGCCTGCAATGAGACCAGTGCCGGCCGTGCCAGTGCCGAGTTCTATGTCCA GTGCAGCCTGACTTCTGAGCAGGTAAAGAAGTTCTACACCAGTGGAGGAGCTGAGGCCCACGAGTCGACGGGAATCATCTTTGTGGAGACACAG AGAGTGCAGAGGTTGCAGGAGACCAAACTGTGGGCTGAGCTCTGCCCCTCGGCCAAAGGCGCTATCTTCCTCTACAACCAAGTCCAGGGAAGTCCCGCCTGA